TAAGATTCAAAAAAGCTTCTaaagtttttatgtttttaaaaggaagtttcAGAAAAATGGCCTTCTTAACTCCTAAAGTTACtggttgctatttttaaaagctgcacatgaattttttttcttgctaaaaCACAAAACCAATCTTCTGATCAATAAATCACAGGAAGGAAATTGTTTAATATTCATGAGAATGGTGCCACAGCCCTAAGAGCATGAGTTTATGAAGCCTAGTTTGTTTAACTGATGCTATAAATCATCCAATATTCCAGATACAGAGGGAATATGACAAGACTTTGTCACTATCAGCGATGATCACAGTGGTTCCAAGGGCAGGACTTACACACCTGGCCCTGACTGCCTTGAAACCcacaatgaaagaagaaaaaaataaacccctCAAGTGCTCAAGTTAGATGTTTTGATACttctatatatataactgagcTTCTCTTCTGAGAATTTGTTACCAACAATCATATACCCTTGCCCTAGAAacctttaaaatataatcttcGTCAAACTTCTTGACCAAGGAAATATCTATGCGAGCACTGTTCAAGAGAAATATAAAGCAAACCACAAAGCTATTTTAAAACTATCTTGCAGCTAcacttaaaaaaagcaaaagcaggagaaattaattttaataatatatttaacctAATGTATCAAAAATATCGTTTCACTATATgctcaatataaaaattaatgacaCATTTTACTAACTGTTGCACTACATGCATAAAATAGCACAATTTTACTCCTTAAGCCTTTGAACTGTGACCAGCTCAAACTGACTTGTGCTGTAAGTGCAAAGTACAGACTGGGTTTTAAAGATTTAAcgtaaaatattgtaaaaatagtGCAAGTAGTAACTAGTAGTTATAATATTTCatactaaatttttttaagacCCAGTATGTACTTTGCACTTACAGCACAGGTCAGTTTGGACTGGTCACTTTTCAAGGGCTTAATGGTCATCTGTGGTTGTAGGTTACCAAACCAGACAGGACAGGTCTACACCATCATAATCCAGAACATCAGGCAAAGACCAGATACTAATCCTACAACTTcttctgttaaaaaagaaaaatgaaatgaaattctgattGTAAAACTGTTCTGGTAGGTTACACAACAAAAGgcctattatttaaataaaaatcttttagaTTTTAGTACAATTTTCTGtcccctctcacctccccctCTCCACCTAGGTTTCTCCAGCATGAAGAGTTCATGAAACCTATGAAAACAAAAGCCAGGAAGCCTCATTGAGAGCAATTCAGGCTCAGCCACAACCAAACcttttgtttcctctatttctcagAAATTCAGTTCACTTATCTCCTCTACAAACTAACTTCCAACCCAACTGGTTACAAACAAGCTATCAGGATGCAAAAGTGTGAAGTCAAAAACATCCCTTCTAGCAGCAACCTACACGGGATTTCCCAAAATCACAAAATCAGACCATGGAAACCCCATGCTTCCTTCCTTGTAATCGAAGATGTTCCCACCAATTCACACATCAAGTAACTTCACCAATAAAATTCTAAGAAGCAGAGTGATTGCGACCATGGTTTCGGGAATGCAATTGTGTTTGAAGAAAACAATTTCTAATTTGAATTACTAACCTCCCTTCCCTCTCAttcgttttcttttcttttttttttttttttaacagattcttTGGagctttttgtctttgttttgttctttctggaCGGTCATCCCTACTGTCCTTGAAGATGACCAACAGTTCTACCTTCTGCCCAGTTTACAGAGACCTGGAGCCATtcacatatttcttttatttagttttccTCATTGGAATTATTGGAAGTTGTTTTGCAACCTGGGCTTTcatacagaaaaacacaaatcacAGGTGTGTGAGCATATACTTAATTAATTTGCTTACAGCTGATTTCCTGCTCACTCTGGCATTACCAGTGAAAATCACTGTTGACTTGGGTGTCGCACCCTGGAAGCTGAGGATATTCCACTGCCAAGTGACAGCCTGCCTCATCTACATTAATATGTACTTATCAATAATCTTCTTAGCATTCGTTAGCATTGATCGCTGTCTTCAGTTGACATACAGCTGCAAGATTTATCGAATACAAGAACCTGGGTTTGCTAAAATGATATCAGCTGTTGTGTGGCTAATGGTCCTTCTTATAATGGTGCCAAACATGATCATTCCCATCAAAGACATCAAGGAAAAGCCCAACGTGGGCTGCATGGAATtcaaaaatgagtttggaagaaaCTGGCATTTGCTGACAAATTTCATAAGTATAGCAATATTCTTCAATTTCTCAGCCATCATCTTAATATCTAACTGCCTTGTAATTCGACAACTCTACAGAAACAAAGATAATGAAAATTATCCAAACGTGAAGAGAGCTCTCATCAGTATACTTTTGGTGACTACAGGCTACATCATATGTTTTGTTCCTTATCACATTGTCCGAATCCCATACACCCTCAGCCAGACAGAGGTCATATCTGACTGTTCCACCAGGATTTCACTTTTCAAAGCAAAAGAGGCCACACTGCTCCTGGCTGTGTCCAACCTGTGTTTCGATCCAATCCTGTACTATCATCTCTCAAAAGCTTTCCGATTAAAGATCACTGAGACATTTGCTTCCCATAAGGAGTCCAAGgctcaaaaagaaaaaccaaggtCTGAAAACAATGCATAAAATACAGGATTTTTTTGCATGCTATAATTTCTTGCCTCACTAGACAATTAAGTGTACAAACTCCTgggaaggaggggaaaaagaGCCTCCATAAGTAAAAATACAGGCAGAGGGCAAATGCGGTTTGGTTTACTGAGAAACTGTTTCTGAACACAAGCCCAACTGTACTCTTGTGGTTGTTGATGCTCCTTAATACAAATGTTTGtacaaaaaaaaactaaaaagtctTGTTGAACCAATATAAACCCTGCAATATCCTTAAAACCTAAATGAGTTCTATAACACAGAGTCCGAAATATTCATTAGGTATTCATttaaagacctggagctgacttcTGATAGAAATATGCAAAATACTCTCTATGTGAGTTGCCAGAAAGCCCTTTAGCAACACAGTTTAAAGCCCTTtagatcactttaaaaaaaaaaaagggcaggtgATTTCTTACCTGAAACCACGTGAGCCTGATTGATTTTTAATCCATCACTTAAAAACAGTAACTTTTTGGCTCAATGCTCCAATTTTTAACATCTAAGTGtgtcctcggagaaggcaatggcaccccactccagtactcttgcctggaaaattccatgggcagaggagtccatggggtctctaagagtcggacacgactgagcgacttcaccttcacttttctctttcatgcattggagaaggaaatggcaacccactccagtgttcttgcctggagaatcccagggacgggggagcctggtgggctgccgtctatggtgtcgcacagagtcggatacgactgaagcgacttagcagcagcagcagcagtgtgtccTAGCACAATAGCTTACaattttttacttataaaaaGGCTCGGAAAAACATGGTTTTTGAACGTACTATAGGATATCCTTATATTTTAACTATAGGTTATAAATAAAGATTGTTCTACTGTTAGTAATGACAAATCCagtgatttcttatttttattttgtagcaGTAAAGAACATACCCCATAACATCTTCAAGTGGGGGGTCATTGAGTTATACTAACTGCTAAAACCACTGTTTTGGAACTCACATCAAAGGTATGGAAAACTAGCACCAGTCAAATAGTCTTGAAATAGACACGTCAGCTCCACATTGCAAGGACTTATTAGAAAGAAATGCAGCATGAGCTTAGCTGAAGTGTGCCCCCCAGGTCCTAAAGATGAGCTTGACCCCATGGGGGGCCAGCCATGTAATGTATGCGTGACTCCACTCTCAGGGTCACAAGCCATTGATCAAATTCTCTCAAATGCGAGTAAAGCAGAAAGGATTCAGTAGATGGTATTAAATGAAGACTTATTTAGGGAAGGAAGACTAAAAAATTAAGATAAGCATATACAAGACTTTGTATTGTTTTCGCTTCAATTATAAAAGCCCATATCAAAACCATCAGTAATGCAATTATTAAGAAATGGTGTTGTTTGAGCAAAAACAAACAcgtagacacagagaacagagtagtggTCGCCAGAGGAGAAGGGCTGAGAAGGATGACATGGGCAATGGGGATCGGCTGGTGGCGACAAAGGGAAACTCAGTTTGGGTGGTAAGCACGCTGTGGGGGATACCgcagtagaaataaaatgtttacacGTGAAACATCTCTAATGTTATAAATCAAcattacctcaataaaaataaatgatctcAAAGGataggagggaggggaggaggcaatgaagggagagagaaagacagaaaaataaggaaagagggaagaaaagaaggaaggaaggaaaaagaaatggtgtTCCTGGAAAGTAACAAGTTTGAATTCCAGACTCATTTTTTAGCTCTGTGCTGAGAACTATTTTCTGACAGCTGAACCTTGGACAACTCCTGCCCACAGCTCTACTACACATTCTCTGAGGATGTACAGTCTGAGGAGAAtagtaaatgagaaaatgcacCCAAAAAAGTGCCCGTTACAGCTCTAACATGGTAGGCACTGCACCAACCCCAGCTGGCTAGTGGTAATGACAGGAAGCCCTGTCGGTATCACATGTCTGACACAGATAGGGTCTAAATGACCCCAAATTTTGTGGCAGAGGCTGGTTGAATGCCTGGACACTAGAACCTGGGCTTGGTGGCCCACTGAGAGCATAGTCTTACTGATGAGCAGATGAAGACATCATTCATACAAGAGCATATATGAAACTAGCTTACTTTTCTGAATCTTTTAGTCAAGGTGCCTTTTAGTCTTCTCTCCTTGGCCTTCACTCACTAGAGCCACATTTTAAAGacaaagtgggggtgggggcggtaaaaaacaaactttttatttttaaatcatattcttGTATTCTCCTCATGTGCATAATAGGCGAGTCAGACTCACTATAGCATCCACAATGGCACAGTTTTACTAGCATACgcttttatttccccttttctgATGGTTTAGTCTAAATTACACTGACAAAAAAGGCACTTCTTAGACAACTGGTAATAGAAGGCTATTAAAAAATTCTATCCTATAATGTCAAATTTCTAGCAGTTCTTTTATGATTTCGCATCGCAGCTGAATTCTGTCATTATCCATCAGGAGACTTAGTCCCTGGAAATCATTCACATTCTTTCCTCTAAGGAAGAGGACAGTCTTGAGAATTTAAGTGCTGGGAACAGCTGTGTCACCACCACAGGTCACATGAATTCACGTaaatgacagaagaaaagaaGCGCACGCTCGCGCAGCCCCCTGCTCTCATACCCCCACACACAGGGAGACCTGCAAAGCGCCGCTCACCCAAGAGAAGAGCACAGAACCCTCAACCAGTCTGAACCGTTTTCAAGTTTCTGCCGtatctccttcctttcccctatTTCTTCCAAATACACATTTTGGGATAATTTAAAACTTACAGATAAAGTAAAAAGATAGTACAGACAGTTCCCGTATCTTCTTCATCTAGTTTGCCCTAGAGATAAAGCCTTACGTACCATGATGTATTTGTCAAAACCAGGACAGTAACACCAGCACATTAATATTAACTCAACTCTAGACTTTAATATGGAATCTtgactattttaaaacaaatcagacATCATGATAGTTCACCCATGAATTCTTCAAGATATATCTCTAAAATACCAAGCTGTTTCTGCTGCTCTAAATACACTGTGAAGTTGTTCCAATATGTAGAAAATGAGTGATGCCCACAGGTAACAGATGAAAAATATTGGTATATTCAACcagtgatgaaaaagaaagaattttagtTACTTTCAATATAGTCCTAGACATAGGATAATTAACAAGGGATTCTTAAttgtaacaagaaaaaaaaatatatgggtGTAGTGATTTCAAAAGTCATTTCAGAGGATGTtcaaaaataaccagaaaataaaaaaatttaagaaactatTTAGCCTAGAGATCAAAACTCCACAAAGGTGTCTAGGAAATAATATAATATGCACCTcacaattacatttttttaaaaaatagtagtaataatagtcttatataaaaaaaatgaCTCACTGAAATAAGTTAAAATTCCACGAAAAAGGATAGTGAacctaagaattttaaaaaatttttctataaattttggCCCAATTTGCATTACATGTATCAGAAAACTAATCTTGTTTCCCTTCAAAATAAAGCACATCACTTGTTATGACTCAAACACTAAATTTCCCAGCAACTATTTCCCATGTGCTATCGATATCCAGTTCTTACAGTCAACAAGTGGAAATCCAAGTCTATCACATATATGACCTCTTCTATGAAGCATGAGCCAATTTTTCAACCAGAGgttttcccctcctcccatcttTATTCTTTCAGAGTAGCAGAAGAGCTCTGGGAATGTCAAACGGTTCACTTTTCAGTGGTCACTTGGGTTTTTACTCAAGTTATTTCACTTATTATGGTGCTTGTCATTTTATAGACATTTGTCTCcctatctttttcatcttttctgtgcTCAAAAGTTCTTACTCATCTGTATAATGCCAAAAGTACCTACCACAATACAGTGCAGATAAAAGCTACGTAGTAAATGAGTTTCAAATCGAAGTAGGAAAATACATACAGATATAATTTGCAGTGACTCAGATGCTCTTAGTACAAGTATACTAATATGGAAAATTTTGCTAAATGTCAGTAGTACGACACCACAAATGTAGACTACACGAGCACATAAGCTACATGATAAGAACCATAACAAACAAAAGCAGGTAGTGAATACAAAACACTCACCTCTTTCATGTGTAGTACTCAGGCAAGCAGTTGAATAATCAATGACCCTACAATGAAATGATCAGCTTGCCAACTGACAAGCGACTTACCAGAGGTAT
The sequence above is a segment of the Bos mutus isolate GX-2022 chromosome 1, NWIPB_WYAK_1.1, whole genome shotgun sequence genome. Coding sequences within it:
- the GPR171 gene encoding G-protein coupled receptor 171, whose amino-acid sequence is MTNSSTFCPVYRDLEPFTYFFYLVFLIGIIGSCFATWAFIQKNTNHRCVSIYLINLLTADFLLTLALPVKITVDLGVAPWKLRIFHCQVTACLIYINMYLSIIFLAFVSIDRCLQLTYSCKIYRIQEPGFAKMISAVVWLMVLLIMVPNMIIPIKDIKEKPNVGCMEFKNEFGRNWHLLTNFISIAIFFNFSAIILISNCLVIRQLYRNKDNENYPNVKRALISILLVTTGYIICFVPYHIVRIPYTLSQTEVISDCSTRISLFKAKEATLLLAVSNLCFDPILYYHLSKAFRLKITETFASHKESKAQKEKPRSENNA